In the genome of Candidatus Omnitrophota bacterium, the window GGGAGAAAGATTCCGACGCCCGCAAACCTAAGGAGGATTTGGATTTACCCTTCTTGATCGACTACGCCAAGAAGCGCCATATTGGAATCAGCCTCTATGTCAATCGCAACGCTTTAATGACGCAATTGGACGAAATCTTGCCCCTTTATCGGAAATGGGGCGTTAAAGCGGTGAAATTCGGCTTTGTTGAAGTTGGAAGCCAGGCTGCGATGCGTTGGTTGGCTGAAGCGGTCAAGAAAGCCGCCGATTGCCTATTGATGGTGGATATCCACGACGCCTATCGCCCCTCCGGCCTTAGCCGCACCTATCCCAACCTCATGACCCAGGAAGGGGTGCGGGGCAACGAGCACATGCCCGCCGCCGGACATGACGCGATTTTGCCATTTACCCGTTTTCCGGCGGGGGCGGCGGATCATACCATTTGTTATTATACAAACCGCATGAAGACGACGCGCGCCCATCAATTGGCGGCCTCCGTGGTTTATTACAGCCCATTGCAATTCCTCTTCTGGTACGATAAGCCATCCGATTTTCAAGGCGATCCGGAGATGGAATTTTTCGAAAATCTTAAGACGGTTTGGGATGAAACGAAAGTGATTCAAGGCCGCATCGGCGATTATGCCGCCGTCGCCCGTCAAAGCGGTCAGGAGTGGTTTGTTGGCTGTATTACCGACGAGAATGCGCGAGTTTTGGATATCCCCCTTACTTTCCTGACTCAAGATGCGAAATACGTTGCGCATATTTATTCCGACGGAGACGAGAAAGACGGAACCAAGGTGAAGATCGAGCGCTATCTCGTTGATTCCGCTACGGTAATTCAAGCAAAAATGGCGGCCAGCGGCGGCTGCGCCATGCGTATCGTCCCGGCGGCGGCGGCGGATTCGAAATCATGGCGACAATATGTAAATCCTGACTTTTCAAGATAAATCATTGATAACGTTGCGCGATAAATATCCTTATGCTATAATAACATTATAATATTATAATGAATTGTAGCGGTTAAATCCACCTCTGAAGGATTACGGGATATTATGATAAAAACTCTGAAGTACATTAATGCTTTTTTCATCCAATTGCCCGGCATAAAACAAGTAACGTATGGATATTTATTCTATATCGGGATTGGTTGGCTTCTTTTGTGTTTGCCTTGGTCGCAAGTTAAGAATGACGTGTCCCCTCTGGACAACCTTTTCGTTTCCGCTTCCGCCATATCCACAACGGGGCTTTCCCCCGTGTCTGTATCCGATAGTTATACTTTTTTTGGTCAATTGGTGGTTTTAGCGTTGATTCAATTTGGCGGAATTGGATATATGACGGTCGGCTCTTTTATTATTCTGATCCGCAAACAATCCCTGCCGGAAAGCCGAGTGGACGTATCGCAAAAGGTGTTTTCGCTGCCAGCTGGTTTTAAAATGGAAAAGTTCATCTTCAGCGTGATCTATTTCACTTTGTTGATCGAACTCGTCGGCGCCGTAGCGCTCTATTATGTTTTTCAAACGTTGCAAGCGCCCTTGCCTTTATGGAGCGCCGTTTTTCACAGCGTTTCGTCTTTTTGCACGGCGGGATTCGGCCTCTACAACAACAGTTTCGAATCCTATGGCGGAAGCGTACGGCTGAACGCCGTCATCGCCGCACTCAGTTACGCGGGCGCCATTGGCTTTATTGTATTTGTCGATATTTGGCGCTGCGTAAAAGGCAGCGTGAAAAGCATCACCTTGACCAGCAAGATCATATTGCACGCTACGTTTTGGATTTCCATCATTGGAACTATTCTGTTATTTGTAGCCGAACCAAGTTTTCAAACTCTTCCAGCGGAAAAACGATGGCTGGCTTCCTTTTTCCAAGCCATGACGGCCATGACCACCGTCGGTTTCAACACGATGCCCATCGGTATGCTGTCCAAAGCGTCGCTCCTGCTCATTATCATTCTGATGGTGATCGGCGCTTCCCCTTCGGGGACGGGAGGTGGATTGAAATCGACGACGTTCAGCGCCATCATCGGAATCATGAAAAGCGCCATACGAGGTTCGTCTGAAGTGACTTTTTGGGGACGAGCGATTCCTATCGATCGTTTGATGACGGCCACCGCGACGTTAGGTTTTTACTCTGCGTTGCTGATTACGGGCGTTTATCTGCTTTCTTTAACGGAATCTTTTAAATTCGAGGAAATATTTTTCGAAGCCGCTTCCGCCCTAGGCACGGTAGGATTGAGTACGGGGATTACGGCTTCGCTGTCGCATTTGGGGAAACTGATTATTATTTTCTTGATGTACGCCGGGCGGTTGGGCGCGTTGACGTTCGGCATGGCCTTCTTCCTGCGGGATCGCTCGTTCCAAAGCATCGAAGAGGACCTGGCCGTATGATAATATAAATCTGCTTTGAGTTTGTTGTTTTTAAAATTCCTCTCCCAAGATAGGGAGAGGTTAGGTGAGGGTTGATAGTATTAATCTAAATTATTTCCTCACCCTAGCCCTCTCCCACAGGGCCTGATCTTTACCCACAAGTATTGAGGAATTATGAATACCTGAATCGAGATTGTCGGGAATAAAGAATAACCAAGTTGGTTAGTCAACCCGCCGTTAAAACGGCGGACTATTATCGTTTGCCCCTTTAAAGGGGCATTTGATAATAGCCCAGCCTTTCAAGGCTGGGAGAGAAAAACACATGTTAACTCCATAGAATCCGAATCGTCCGTGAAATCTGCGATTCGAAATTTTCGTGGTATTCGCGCCCTTTCGTGTTTTCGCGATTCGAAAACGTGAAAAATGAAACTTTCTTCCGCCCTTGATTAATGGGGCGCCAAGGGCAAGGTTGTTTTTGTCCTTGAGTAATCCCCTCGACTTGTGGGTAAAGATCAGCCCACAGGGCGAGGGAATTAATATCGCCATTAATAAACGCTGCCCGGCTCGACGGGTCCCGTCGTTACGATATCGCCGGAACTGCGCAAACCATTTGAAGCCTCGTAGGGGAAAATGCGGTAGGCCGCGCCATTATTGAATCCTTCGCGGCCATCGGGGCCGACGCTCAGGACGGAATATTTGGCGCCGCGAATCCAGCAATCGTTATACAAAGGAACTCCTTTGACGAATCCTGGTTCCTGGTCGAAATTTTCAAAGACGTAGTATCCAGCGTGCAGCGTGATGGACGTGTCCCCTTTAAAATTGATAGGATCGGAAAAGGGATCGCGGGGGATGAAGGAGATATAAGCGATCGGCGTGGTCAGAAGGGCCAGTTCATCGTTGCGGTTGATGACCTCGCGGCGCAAGTATTGGTTATTGTCCATGCGGTACATTTCCATCGCCGTACGGATGGAACGCAACTCCGCATTGACTCGGGCGACTTTGGCCCGCAGCTGAGCGTTTAAAAAATTGGGAACCGCAATGGCGGACAAGATGCCGATGATGGCGACGACGATCAATAATTCGATTAAGGTAAAACCATACAGCCTCTTTTTCATCTTTCTTTACCTCCCCAATAAGAGAACGAATTGTATGATATATAGAGCCTCTTGCAAAACTCCATAATTCCTCCCCCATGCTTGGGGGAGGTTAGGTGGGGGTTGCTTTAAGTCTAACATAATCAACCCCCCTCTAACTCCCCCCAAGCTTGGGGGGAGAATTTAAAAGCGGATTTTATTAATTTTGCAAGAGCTTCATATAAATAAATGCATTTAATGTATTTATAATTGCTTGTTATGTAATTCACTTAGGGTATCCCGCGGCGACAATATAGACGGGTTTTTCCTCCGGTTGTAGTCCCATGATTTTTTGTTCTTCGGACGAAACGACCGATCCTATCGGTACGGCGCCAAGGCCCAATGCCGTGGCTTGGAGAAGGAGATTCTGGGCGGCGTGTCCCGCTTCGAGGTGGACGTAGCGCACCGCTTCTTCTTTGTATTTTATCGCCGTTCGCTCGAATACAGCTGCGATGACGAAGATGCAAGGGGAGCCGTAGACATTGCCTGGCGCCAGGCTTTCCTTGGTGAATTTCTCCCGTTGGTCTCCAGAAAGAATCGAGACGACGGCGTGCTCTTCGGGAAGGTAGTGATAGATTCCGCTGGGGAGAATTACGTATAGTTCCAAGGGATAGGTCGCCCCGGCGGAGGGGACGGTGCGGCGATTTTGATCCGGACGGTTGATTCCCTGCGCCGCCCAGAGGAGTTGTCCCACGATTTCCCATTTGGGAACTTCCGGCGTGAAGGAGCGAATCGATTGGCGTTGCCAAAGGATTTCTTCCAGGGAGGCTTTGCCTTTGGTTATTGCTTTGGGCAGTTGAATTTTCTGCGGCGTTTCTTTTTTTTCTTCCGCATAGAGCGATAACGGAATCAAACTTAGGGCGATCATCGATAGTAAGTTGGCCAAGAAGATTTTCGGTCGCATGGGATTTCTCCGCGTTTGTTGAAAAACGATGTTCGATTTCCAAGCAAAACGAGAACGAGTCTCTTTTCAAGGGTTCCAGAATATCCCATTGGACAAAATGAAAATCAAGAGATCGATTACGTTCGAATCGCAGGAAGTAAGCGATCTTTCAAAGAGGTTTATAAAAGGCCGATTCCAAGGTAGGATAAAATAATAACCATATTGAATGAGCATTCTTGATTCGACGACGATGAAACCAGCCGTCCTGATATCCGGCGACCTTGTTCAATACCTCGAAACGGGCGCGATAAAAAAAATCTCTTTTCACGATTTAACGGGCGCAAACTATCCGTGGGAAGTTAGCGTACAAACCATCCCCAAACTGCAAATCCTTTTAATGAAAATCGAAGAGGATGTTCGATCCCGATTTCCGGATCAGGAAATTACTTGCGTCTCATCCGGCCAAGGAATGTATTGGTTGTCGAACGCGAGCATGGAGCGTTTTCTGCGCTTGATGGAGACGAAAGTATCCCGCTTGAAATTCGAGGGTCCTCTTCCCATTTGGAATTGCGCATCGACGGAGTTATTTTCTTTTCATGTTGACAACCTGAGGCGGTTGATTCTGGCGGTTGCGCACGATGCGGCGTTGTTGGAGCGTCTTAAGCCGCATATCGACGGTCAACATGAATATCTGGCGCGGGAATTCAAGACGGGCGAACAAAGTCTCCAAGCCTTTTTGCCGGAAATTATCAAACAGGCGTCTCTATTTAACAATTTCCGCTCCGATGACATCGACTTCTACGAGCGCTGCCGCGTCACTCGCGAATTGCTAGGGCGTAGAGAGACATCGGTAGAGGAACTTGGGTATTCCTTGGAGCGGTTGGATCGGGTGGAAGCCGTATTGAAAACGAGATGCGAAAAGGCATTCCCCTTATTCTCGCAGCGAGTCGAGTCGATTTACCATCAAATGAAAGAGGCGCTGCGGCGGAGCGAAAGCGCTCAATTGAACCGCGCCAACCGGTGGGAACTGCTTTTCGACTCGGCGGGCGGCGTTCCGGAAGGATTCCACGGATATGCGAAATTGACCGCCAAGGAAAGAGATGGATTGATCTCCTTCGTCGATTCGAGAGAAACGGAACTTGGCCAAAGTCCTTTGGGACAAGAAACGTTGTCCCGCGCTCGGGAAGCGCCCGCTGAAATCCTGCGTGAAATCGCTGCTCCGCCAGCAATCGCTATTGCGCCGGCGGCGGAAGGAATCGCCTTGAGCGATCAGGAGATCGTCGATCTGTTGGCGGGCAAAGCCTACGCCGCCAACGATGCGCTTCCGGCGGAAACTTCGCCGTCTCCATCCAAAAAGACAAAAGACGATTACAAACGGATGGCTTTTACGACTCGCCGCCGCTGAGCCGAAATTCGCCTGATTATATAACACCGCGCCGGTTGCGCATCAAGCGCGAATGGCATTGCGCTTATTCGTGCCGAAGCGCTTCGATGGGATCGAGATTCGCCGCGCGAATTGCCGGGTAGATTCCGAAGATGATGCCTACGGCCATGCTGATGCCCAGCGATAGAATCAAACTAAAAGCGTTGACGACCGTCGGCATTTCCGCGAAGAAAGTAATCAGAAGGGGTATTAAGATTCCCATACCCATTCCGATCAGCCCTCCCGTCGTAGAGAGAACGACGGTTTCGATGAGAAATTGAGTGACGATTTGTTTTTTCTTGGCGCCGATCGCGCGCCGGATTCCAATTTCCCGCGTCCGTTCCGTAACCGACGCCAACATGATGTTCATAATGCCGATGCCGCCGACGAGCAGGCTGATGCCCGCGATCGAACCCAGCACGATATTGAAGGTCCGCTTGGTTTCTTCGGCCTGCCGCAGCAAGGCTAACGGCACGTTGACTTTATAATCGACTTTTTTGTGGAATTGCTTCAGCATTCTTTCGATTCCGGCGGCGACGGCTTCGACGTTATCGGTGGAATCCACTTCGACGATGATTTGATGCAATTCGACCATTTCTCGCGATTGCGAGCCGGCGACGGTTCGCGCGAAGATGTCGCCATATCGTTCTTGGGCTACGTCGATCGGAATATACGCGTCGATTTCCTGATCGGGAGTTTGAACGTCGCCGCCGACGGTTCCAGCGTTTTGGACGATGCCGATCACTTCGAAATAATCGCCGCCCAATCGCAGCGTCTGGCCGATGGTTCCTTTCGCGGCCAACAATTTGCGGACGCCGTGCTCCGTCAACACGACGACGTTGGCGTGGTCGTCGAGGTCCCGCTGCACTAATATTCTTCCCGCCGTGATAGGCCGTTGCACCAAATCGAACCAGATGGGAGTCGTACCTACTACCCGCAATTCCATAGCGCGTTCGCCCAATCGTCCCTCTTTGCGGATTTCTTTTACCGGAACCGTTCGCTTAACGTGGGGAAAACATTCGTGAATGCGCCTTTCGTCGTCGTAGAGCAAGCCGTAGATGCTCATCATGATGCGGACATTGGTCATGGATTCTTCTTCGATCGACTTGGCCGAAGAGATGATAATGTTGTGGCTTCCCAATTTACGGATGCGGTCGAGCGCTTCCTTGCTGGCCCCTTCGCCCACGGCCAGCATGGCGATCACGCTGCCGACGCCGAAAACCACTCCCAACATCGTGAGAAACGAGCGTAATTTGTGAAGCAACAGATTTTTAATTCCGAGTTTGACTTCCCGGACGTGTTTGATGAGTACCATTATTCCTTACCCTCGATGCGCTCGATTTTCCCGTCTCTCATGTGAAGGCGGCTCTTGGCGTATTCCGCGATGTCTCTTTCGTGCGTGACCATGATGATGGTTTTGCCTTGTTCGTTCAGTTCCCGAAGCAGGTTCATGATCTCCACGCTGGTGTGGGAATCGAGGTTGCCGGTGGGTTCGTCGGCCAAAAGAATGGCGGGATCGTTTGCGAGAGACCTGGCGATCGCCACCCGCTGCTGCTGCCCGCCGGACAACTCCATCGGACGATGGTTCAACCGTTCTTCCAAACCGACAAGTTTGGCCAACGCGCGCGCTTTTTCGGCGCTCTCTTCCATTTCCCATCCCTTATAATAAAGAGGCAACTGGATGTTTTCCTCGACGGTGGATTGGGGAATCAAGTTGAAACTTTGAAAAATAAATCCTAAATGCTTGAGACGCATATCGCTCAGTTGATCGTCGTCAAGGGCGCTTACGTCATGTCCGCTTAGCCAATATCGTCCCGACGTCGGGCGGTCGAGGCAGCCGAGAAGATTGAGCATCGTGCTTTTGCCCGAACCGCTGGGGCCTAGAATCGCCCAGAAGCTGCCCGTTTGAAACAATATGGTTACTCCGTCTAGCGCTTGAACGATTTGCGTCCCCATATGGTAGACTTTTTTAACGTTTTCCAGCTGCGCCGCCGCGCCGTTGGATGGAAAAGAATTCATCGTCATTGGGATTCGGAACCGCCTTGCTGGGGAGCTTGTTCCTGGCCGCCTCGGCGCGGAGGTTGTCCCCCGTTTTGTTGGGATCGCTGCCGCATCGCGTCTCGTTCTTCCTGCGACATATTTTGGAAGCGCTGGCGCATCTGTTCGCGTTGTTCAGGGGTCATGTTTTGAAAATCAGGCCTGCCGCCGCCCATCTGACCGCCGCCCATTTGACCGCCTCCCGGTTGTCCCTCGCCTGGTTGCCGATTTTGGAAGCGTTGCCGCATCTGTTCGCGTTGTTCAGGAGTCATGTTCTCAAAATCGGGCCTCCCGCCGCCGGTACGTCCTCCTCCCGAACGCCGTCCCGAGTTTGCGCCATCCATACCGGGCATGGCTTGATCCGCTCCCGGCTGCGAAGGACGTCCCATCTCCGATCCTGGCTGGGGTAATGGATTGGCGGCTTGATTTTCTTTGGCTTCCTTTAGAATTTGCGGAATATCGTCGGCGTTTTTGAAACGATCTTCTCCGGATACCTCCGCGGAAGAAAGCGGAGGATTCGTCCATACGATCTCTCCTTTTTTCAAACCGCTCTTAATTTGGGCAAGCCGGTTGTTATCCAGCCCCAATTCGACCGTGCGTTGTTCCCATTGATTCTCTTTGGCCACATACACGGAGAATTTATCTCCGATGCGCAATACGGCGGGAATAGGGACATACACGGCGTCTTCAAAATAGTCGACGATAATAGCCGCCTCGCAGCCCATGCCGCTGCGCAATTCGTCTCCATTGCCATCGATGAAAACCTGGGAGTCGTATACTTTTAGATCGGGATTCATGAAGATGCTCTGGGCGTTAGGCAGCGGAGCGATCGTAGCTACTTTGCCCGTAAATACTTTTCCGGGTACGGCGTCCACCGTGATGCGGACGGGCATGCCAATGCGGACTTTTTCCAGACTGGATTCCTGAAGCTTCACTTCCGCCATATAGGAGGAAGTAGTCGGCAAGTGAATCAGTTCTTCCCGTTCGCGAACCTGCCGTCCTTCCTGCAGAGGTTGATCGTTGCCGCCGAACATGCGCCGCCCCATTTGCACGCTGGTGGCGTAAACAACCAAACCGTCCATAGGCGCCTTGATGACGGCTTTGCCAATCTGATCGTTGATTTTCTGCAACTTGTTTTGTTCTTGCTGGTATTCGGATATTTTCGCTTGCAGCGCCGCCGAGGCTTGTACGATATTGGCGTTCGCTTGCCGTTTGGTTCTTTCCAAAGCCATATCCGCTTGGGAAACGTCGCTGACCAATTGTGCGATTTGCCGTTTGTAAGTGAATTGTTGAAGAAGTTCCAAATCGGTTTGAGCTAAATCTTTTTGAATTTGAATTCGAGTAGCCGAGAGTACGTCCGTTTGCAATTCGGACTGAGACAGATATTTTTGATCGAATAAAATCTTCGACCATTTGACTTTTTCTTGCGCCAGATTCAGTTCTTCTTCCCGTTGTTTGATCATGGAGAGAGATTCTTTTTCCAATTTGGGGAATTCGCCCTCAAGATATTTCCTCAAATCTTGTTTGGCGAATTCAAAGACTAAATCCGCCTTGTCGATATCGCTTTGCGCCTGGCTTTCCACGATCGCCAGATTCTCCCGCGCATTGATAAAAGCGGCCTCGGCGTTTTGCACTTTGATTTCCTGATCGACTCTCTGGTCGATCAAATTGCTGACGTCCAATTCAACCAGGATGTCGCCGGTTTTGACGCGGTTTCCTTCGGGAATGATGAAGAGGATCGTGCTCGATCCTTCCAGTTCGTTTTTGATGATTTCCTTGTTGCGCGCTTGAATGGTTCCCGCCACATCGACGCTGATGGTGAGCGGTCCTTGCTGCACTTCGTACGTCGGTTGGTTGCGGAGGGGATTCTCCTGCAGACGATTGTTGATGGTGGCGTAACTGATCCCCGCGACGGCGGCTAAGGCGACGATGACGAACCAGAAGGATTGGCGGCTCAAAATTCCTTTTTTCGATAGATTGGGTTGCGCGTTCATTTTTTTAACTCCTGGGGAGAATATTCTTTCCACATTCCATTTTCGTCGACGAGCAAAACATCGAGATCGCGCTGCAATTCCAATTCGGCTATGCGGTAACGAACCATAGCCGACGTCAGCGAGTTTTGCGACGAGAGCAACGCCCGTTGCGCTTCCAACACGTCGCGGATGATGACCCGTCCTGCTTGCAGCGAAAGATTGGTGCTAGTTACGCGTCGCTGGGCTAGATTTACGGCTTGCGCTTGAATTTGCAGGCTGGCTCGGGCGTCTTGCAAAGTGCGCAATCGGCTGCGAATGCTCAATTTGATGGAATCTTCCGTATCCTGCAAATCGCGAGATGCTTGTTCCAGGTCTAAGATGCGTTCCCGGTAGGTTTTGATTTCCTGGGTTCGTTCGATGGGCAAATCCAGCGTCAATAAAGCATTATATCTTCCTTTTTCGAAGTTGAGATCGCCGCCGCTTTTAGCGCTTCCCAATAACGTCAATTCCGCTCGCAAATCGTCCGCCGCCACCACCAATTTTCGTTGCGCATCGTAGACTCTTCCGATGGAGGCGCGCAAATCGAGCCGGTTATCCAGAGCCAGTTGGATGGCCGCATCGACGTCCAATTCCATAGGACCGGCGTTTTCTTGCGTCAACGGACGCAGCTCGACGGGAGCATCTGCGGCGGGCACTTCTTTTTCCATCGCATCTATGCCGCTGCTTTGCGAGATGGACTTCGTCGATTCGGTCAACCGCGTCAGTTCTTCCCCATCGAGTTCAATATTCGCATCGGGCGGCAATCCCAAGGACATTTTTAAAGAATCCAACCGGTTTTGATAAGATATCTGGGCGCTGATCCATCCGTTGCGGGCGCTTAATTCGTCTTGGATGGTTTGATCGACTTCGATCGGCGATTTTTTCCCCGCATCGGCTTGGCGGCGCATGAGCCGGGTGTAGGTGATGGAGCGTTGATAATTGGCTTCGGCGTTGTCGATTTGATCGATGGCCTGCAAAACCGATAGATATTCCGAGGCGATGGAAACCGCAAAAGTACGTTTGTATCGCTCGAAAGTGTAGATGGCATAGACGGCATTGCGTTCGGCTTGGGTTAAATTTTCCGCGAAGATGTGTTTTCCCGAACCGCGCAACAGGGGAATAGTGATCGAGGCGTCTCCCGAAGCATCGATGTCCGTTTTGTCGAAGGGATTCAGCATTTTAATCAGATCGAAGCCGATTCTGGCGGAGAGTCCCACGCCGTTCAACAATTGACGGGAGAATCCGCCCGATTCCGAGTTCGTAAAAGTGTTGGTTGTTTTATTGCCGCCTAAGTTGGATTCGATGGAGTTGCTCAGCGAACCGGAGAAGGTATTCCGGTAACGGTCGCGCGTCAGATCGAGATTGAGCGCCGCCAGGAAAACGTCTTCTTTTCTCGATCGATACTCCTGATTGTTTTTAGCAGCGACTTGCAGCGCATCCAAAAGTTTCAATCGCAGCGGTTCGCTGGCGTAGGATAGAGTGGCATGGGAAATCGCTGGCTGCGCTTTCCAATAATCGTCTTTAGGCCAAAAAGGAATAGCCTCGATATCCTTGGCGCTCAATGACGCCGGCGAACTGTAAGGCAGCATTTGATCGAGCATCAATTTTTTCCGCAAGGATTCTTCAGGCGATTCGAGAGAGAACGGTTCGATGCGGCCCAGGGCTTCCATTTGTTTTTGCTCGATGATTTTGTAGGCCGTTTGATCCAATTTTTCCCGGTATTTTCCGGGAGAGGAACAACCGGCCAGCATCATTGCGCCTATCCCGAAGGAGATCAGTTTAAATAGAGTATGTTTGCGCAAAGTATGTTCTCCTCATGCTCAAAATGTCTATTTCTCTATCTATGAAAAACGGTCCGCATCGCTGAAGATCGTTTTTTGAGTATAAAGAATCCCGGTTTCTGAGATCGGTATAATCTTTTGTTTTGGCTATCCGTTCGGCAACCAACGATAGAATTCAAATGAAATCATTTTCACCCTATAGGTCATGGCGATTGCATAAAAAGTTCCACTTAATATTTGCGATGAAATGATTTATTCCTCAATTAACCAACATTGGCCGTTTGCCAGCGGATACTCTGCTCCCGTTAGAATTTGCCGATATTAAGTCCTCTCTTGTTTTTAAGCCTTGAAAGGGTGAAATAAGATAGCCCAGGCCAACGGCTTGGGAACAGGATCAACAAAAACATTAAGCAATGAAAGAGCGAAATAATTAATTCGTATTTCTTCTCTTCATACGGCTAAATAGGTTCATTTTGGCAATGATTTTCTAAGGAAATCTTCCTTTGCATCATCATTTAAAAAAACCGCCCTTCCTCGCCGTCTGTGAATTTTCCGGGGTTGACGATCGGAGGCAAGGGCAAAATTTTTTTACTCTTGACGATTTTAGATCGGAAGATGGATCGCGTCGTTTGATCCATCAATCTTTTTCATCATTTATCACTCGTCATTTCTATTATCCTCACGCCGTTTTCCGCCGATTCAAAAGCGAGAGTAGGAAAAAGACGCCGAATAGAATCGAAATGACGAACAAGGAGGGCGGCAGCTTAAGGGCGATCCGGTCCGCGGCGATGACGCCCGCCGCCGACGAGACCAGGCCTATGACGAGAGCGATAGGGAACAGGTTTGCAAAACGTCTCGCTGTCAGGGCGGCGCAGGCGCCGGGCAGGATCAACAAAGAAGTAACGAGTACCATCCCCGCCGCTTTGACGGAGAAAACGGCGGCGGCCGTTAAGAGAAAGAATAAAAGATAATGCAGAAAACGGATGGGAACCCCGGTAAGCGCGGCGTATTGCGGATCGAAGCAGAAAGCGAAGAATTCCTTATATAGGAAGAGAATCGCAAGCAAGACGGCGGCGGCGATGCCTGCCAGCCAGTAAAGCTCCTGCGCGCTGACGGAAGCCAGACTTCCGAACAGATAGGGAGCGATATCCACAATTTGTTCTCCGCCATTTCGTTGCGCCAGAAATATTTGTCCGAGAACCATGCTGACGCAGAAATAGACGCCAATGGCGGCATCCTCGGAAATCGTTTCCTTGCGGCTGGTCCAGGCCATAAGCCAAGCCGCTGCGAAACAGAAGCCCAATGCGATGGCGTAGACTTTCGTATCCGGAGCGGAGAGGGCGGGATAAAGCCATAGTCCCAAAGCCAGGCCGGGCAGTGCGGCGAAACTAATCCCTTGCCCAAGGAACGCCATCCGCTTCGCATTGACGAATACGGAAAGAAGAGAGCACGAAAAGCCGATCAGCAATGCGGCCAAGAGCGTCCGTTGCAGAAAGGGATATTGCGCAAAATCATGAGATAGAAGTTGAGAAAAATCTTGAAGAGCATCCATCGAATTGTTTTACCACCGTCCCTGCGGTTGAAATTTCTTCCCTCTCCATTCCTTATCCGCTTCGAGCGCGGCGTCCAATTCGCATGGATAATCGCCGGAGAAAGGCTTGCGTTTGAACAATTCGGCCCGTTCGTGCC includes:
- a CDS encoding TolC family protein, yielding MRKHTLFKLISFGIGAMMLAGCSSPGKYREKLDQTAYKIIEQKQMEALGRIEPFSLESPEESLRKKLMLDQMLPYSSPASLSAKDIEAIPFWPKDDYWKAQPAISHATLSYASEPLRLKLLDALQVAAKNNQEYRSRKEDVFLAALNLDLTRDRYRNTFSGSLSNSIESNLGGNKTTNTFTNSESGGFSRQLLNGVGLSARIGFDLIKMLNPFDKTDIDASGDASITIPLLRGSGKHIFAENLTQAERNAVYAIYTFERYKRTFAVSIASEYLSVLQAIDQIDNAEANYQRSITYTRLMRRQADAGKKSPIEVDQTIQDELSARNGWISAQISYQNRLDSLKMSLGLPPDANIELDGEELTRLTESTKSISQSSGIDAMEKEVPAADAPVELRPLTQENAGPMELDVDAAIQLALDNRLDLRASIGRVYDAQRKLVVAADDLRAELTLLGSAKSGGDLNFEKGRYNALLTLDLPIERTQEIKTYRERILDLEQASRDLQDTEDSIKLSIRSRLRTLQDARASLQIQAQAVNLAQRRVTSTNLSLQAGRVIIRDVLEAQRALLSSQNSLTSAMVRYRIAELELQRDLDVLLVDENGMWKEYSPQELKK
- a CDS encoding metal ABC transporter permease, encoding MDALQDFSQLLSHDFAQYPFLQRTLLAALLIGFSCSLLSVFVNAKRMAFLGQGISFAALPGLALGLWLYPALSAPDTKVYAIALGFCFAAAWLMAWTSRKETISEDAAIGVYFCVSMVLGQIFLAQRNGGEQIVDIAPYLFGSLASVSAQELYWLAGIAAAVLLAILFLYKEFFAFCFDPQYAALTGVPIRFLHYLLFFLLTAAAVFSVKAAGMVLVTSLLILPGACAALTARRFANLFPIALVIGLVSSAAGVIAADRIALKLPPSLFVISILFGVFFLLSLLNRRKTA